The genomic DNA ATGATGCTGATCGGGATCGTCGTGACCAACGCAATTCTGCTTATCGACCGGACGCAGCAGCTTCGCGACGAAGGCTACACCGTTCGCCACGCCTTGGTCGAAGCGGGCATGCTTCGCCTAAGACCGATCATCATGACAGCAGTCGTAACCATGGTCGCCATGCTGCCGCTTGCGCTTGGGTTTACCGAAGGCGGAGCGATCATTTCGAAAGGCATGGCCGTCGTCGTGATCGGCGGACTCGTTACGTCAACGATTCTGACATTGGTCGTCGTTCCGGTCGTCTACGAATTACTGGAATCATTCAAGAACCGGATGGGCCGTCTGTTCCGAAGAAGGGGCCGAGTCGATAAATCATCCGACGACATCAGTGAGGGAGTGGTAAGTCAATGAGAAACAAACGATGGATACAAATTATAATGGGCAGCGCATTGCTGGCCGTGGGCGGAACAGCTCTGGCCGGCTGCAATGCCCCTCAGGAAACGCAAATGGAAGTGCAGAAGACCATACAGAAGCCCGCTGTCAAGATCAGTGAAGCTCAAAAGAGAAGCATTGGCGCTCCTCAGGAGACGGTAGCCGAAGTGACAGCTTCAGCGGAAAGAGATGTCGTGGTCAAAGCAAGCGGTGACGTGCTAAAAGCGTTGAAAAAGCGTGGTGATCAGGTAAAACAGGGGGAACTGCTGTTTGAACTGGATCCAGCCGATGTGCTGCTGCAGAAGCAAAAGGCCGAAATCGGGCTCCGCACGGCCCAGAATAATCTGAAAGAGGGCCAGTTTGCTGCGCAAGACGATCCGGATGCCCTGCAGCCGCTGAAAGATCAAATTCGAATGGCACAACTCGATATCGAGCAAATCAACCGCACCTTGGACAATTATAAAGTGACCGCTCCAATCAGCGGCATTCTGACCGATTTTTCGATTGAGTCCGGCATGACCATAAACCAAGGGATCGTTGGCAAAATTCAGCAGATCAACCCGGTCAAAATCAAGGCGAACATCACGGAAGAAAACGCCAAGCTCCTTAAAGGCAAAACCGAGCTTTCGTTCTATGCGGCCGATCGGCCGGACCAGCTGTTTAAAGGGAAAATCGTCTATTTCGCCGACATCATGGACACGATGAACAGAACTTATGAGCTGGAGCTGCAAGCCGACAACGCCAATCTGGCCCTGAAGC from Paenibacillus woosongensis includes the following:
- a CDS encoding efflux RND transporter periplasmic adaptor subunit; its protein translation is MRNKRWIQIIMGSALLAVGGTALAGCNAPQETQMEVQKTIQKPAVKISEAQKRSIGAPQETVAEVTASAERDVVVKASGDVLKALKKRGDQVKQGELLFELDPADVLLQKQKAEIGLRTAQNNLKEGQFAAQDDPDALQPLKDQIRMAQLDIEQINRTLDNYKVTAPISGILTDFSIESGMTINQGIVGKIQQINPVKIKANITEENAKLLKGKTELSFYAADRPDQLFKGKIVYFADIMDTMNRTYELELQADNANLALKPGTKVQLRLTDEAEQEVLTIPTTAIIREESNTYVYLFSGGKVEKRQVELGRLNELYQEVIEGLATGDQVVVSGQHQLKDNQEVEVLAAN